A genomic region of Anaerolineales bacterium contains the following coding sequences:
- a CDS encoding DUF1801 domain-containing protein, which yields MSENGLPVNLQRFLASFPEPLQAMALELRSQILELAPDALEQLDPAAHLLGYGFAETYTHLICVIIFQEDYINLGFPRGVDLEDPEALLEGEGQRARHVKIYSLEDVTLPGILSLLQEAVQRTPRPDPPDANDP from the coding sequence ATGAGTGAGAACGGGCTGCCGGTGAACTTGCAGCGTTTTCTGGCCAGTTTTCCTGAGCCGCTGCAAGCCATGGCACTGGAGTTGCGCAGCCAGATCCTCGAGCTGGCGCCCGACGCGCTAGAGCAGCTCGACCCGGCAGCGCATTTGTTGGGCTATGGCTTCGCCGAAACCTATACCCACTTGATTTGCGTGATCATCTTTCAGGAGGATTACATCAACCTCGGCTTTCCGCGCGGGGTAGATCTGGAAGACCCCGAGGCTTTGCTGGAAGGCGAAGGCCAGCGCGCCCGCCACGTCAAGATCTACAGCCTCGAAGATGTAACCTTGCCGGGCATCCTCTCGCTGCTGCAAGAGGCGGTGCAGCGCACGCCGCGCCCAGACCCGCCTGACGCCAACGATCCCTAA
- a CDS encoding DinB family protein, protein MQAYSLPEIITELRDNAQQVAAAFAAVPAAQFYLHPPQVWSAAENLAHLIKSVRIATLAYRLPARMSGLVWGTASRSRSYAELLAAYRAKLEGGAEAPAAFLPELGEPPADPAAGQRALLEQWMQSMSKLLKTLDGWQEADLDKAQVPHPLLGKLTLRELLFFTRYHNLHHVNDMQRLLGLPEVAYE, encoded by the coding sequence ATGCAGGCCTATTCACTCCCTGAGATCATCACTGAGCTGCGCGACAACGCACAGCAAGTGGCCGCGGCCTTCGCGGCGGTGCCTGCGGCGCAGTTTTATCTGCACCCGCCGCAGGTATGGTCAGCCGCTGAGAACCTGGCGCACCTGATCAAGTCGGTGCGCATCGCTACGCTGGCCTACCGCCTGCCGGCGCGTATGTCGGGCCTGGTGTGGGGCACCGCCAGCCGCAGCCGCAGTTATGCCGAGCTGCTGGCGGCCTACCGCGCCAAGCTGGAAGGCGGCGCCGAAGCACCGGCAGCCTTCCTGCCGGAGCTGGGCGAACCGCCAGCCGACCCGGCCGCCGGGCAGCGCGCCTTGCTGGAGCAATGGATGCAGAGCATGTCTAAGCTGCTGAAGACGCTCGACGGCTGGCAGGAGGCGGATCTGGATAAGGCGCAGGTGCCGCACCCTTTGCTGGGCAAGCTCACCCTGCGCGAGTTGCTGTTCTTTACCCGCTACCACAACCTGCACCACGTCAATGATATGCAACGCTTGCTGGGCTTGCCTGAGGTTGCCTATGAGTGA